One region of Streptomyces davaonensis JCM 4913 genomic DNA includes:
- a CDS encoding type I polyketide synthase yields the protein MQQGDRRAVLQRALDTIDQLERRALAAEGRLTEPVAVIGVGCRLPGGVDGPEDYWRLLAEGRDAVVEVPAARWNAADFLCDDFTVPGTIRSASGGFLTHWEPDTFDAAFFGISPREAAAMDPQQRLLMEVTWEALEHAGLPADRLHGQRGGVFVGITLHEYGIRHFGALAPQDVDAYTVTGSVHNVAAGRIAYQLGLQGPAMAVDTACSSSLTAVHLACQSLRTGDADLALAAGTNLMLMPESSISLSRFGTLAPDGRCKAYDASADGLGRGEGCGVVVLKRLADAARDGDRVLAVLRGTVVNQDGASSGLTVPNGLAQRAAIRKALERSGLTPHDIDYIEGHGTGTPLGDPIELEALADVFGPGRDPDRPLVVGSVKTNIGHTEATAGVAGLIKTVLALRHRHIPAHLHLARRTPRISERAARLAFAGDGVPWPERGRPGRAGVSAFGISGTNAHVVVEEAPASEEARSAEREGPWLFQLSGADDRGLRAGAERLADWLTHHPDAVLPDLAHTLGRRRTHRDVRAALVADTADGLRQGLSALAADESAGTRVLPSAGAGAVWVFSGQGSQWTGMGRELLYGEPEFAAVIDAIEPVVRAESGIGLRELITGRDLGDAPMQHVQPAVFALQVGLAAVWRSRGLEPAAVLGHSMGEAAAAVVSGALSPEDGARVICRRSRLFGERSGGGMIALVELPADEVEERLAAVSGVTVAVSASPRSTVVGGVAEDVMPLVEQWRSEGLLARPVPGVTVAAHTPHVDPLLPELRALLGDLNPAEHAVTFYSTALPDPHTTAACDADYWVANMRNPVRFAQTIAAAAGDGFRVFVEVSPHPVVTHSIGETLGAEGVGDHLVTGSLRRGEPTRTALLSALGLLHAHGITVDLERLHPYGELADLPTTAWQRERYWYDTGAEAGPSEPGTHPLLGSRVVVPGSPVQHVWQTPLSERRLPWLADHRVAGSVVVPGTAYCEAALAAASEALDAAPDDIELHDIAYRTLLVVDGTVTVSTVLTEEGPGVGRIEIRTRDHTGAWVTHAEAVAKVAAEAPRPPARDLPALEAEHRVPLEPETLYAWMRAAGQQHGPAFQGVTSVRLAEGRSEAAVGRIAVPEQAGVGLRRPLLHPVRLDLCMQLLGAVPAASDPGASRALLPVGVRSLRRWADPATGSLVRSRLSRGADGGGLLGDVELLDDEGRVLVSARGVEVLDVSRAPDRHPLDDRLYEQTWEPAPALTPDSPSAAGGWLLVTEPGGIPQAERLRTALTAAGGQCVLLDLDAGAAALTGAVAAAAPRGVVVLMPPDDEETDPAETAQRRTLRLTELVNGLDAALEASGTPERPRLWLVTHGANAVRPDEPVTLAQTAVRGFARTLGFEHPALRTTLLDLDPRGGDPGSVLQELLGDPGEDDIAHRDRQRHLARFVPAPLSDPARPPARRTARYGEDGFRLVTRRAGRLDALELRAFDRRPPGPGEVEIEVRAAGLNFSDTLKAMGVYAGQGDGDQPLGTECAGRISAVGPDVAGFAVGNLVVASGWGCFASYVTTAARLVTRLPEGMTPVQAATVPSVFVTAWYGLRHLARLTAGEHVLVHSATGGVGMAALAIARAAGAEIHATAGTPAKRRLLRDMGIRHVSDSRSLDWADEVLAATDGRGVDVVLNSLTGPALRRGVEVLAEHGRFVEIGKRDLHDDMRLGLLPFTRALTFASVDADLLARTRPVLMRQLLDEVFAEFAAGRLAPLPHTTWPLDRAADAFRTMAGAEHTGKLVITVPESGETEVTVADAVPVIRPYGGYIVTGGLSGLGLHTAGHLAGLGARRLVLNGRSAPSPEAEKAIERMREAGAEVLVVRGDIAEQDTARRLVEAAGAPGATLRGVLHAAVVLDDGVLAGLDAARLEKVWRAKALGAWRLHEATEGCELDWWVAYSSTAAVFGNAGQAGYAAAGSWLDGLVHRRRARGLPALSVNWGPWARIGLAQELGERGYRLIEPEDGMAALEALISGRRTQTAFVSFDPDEWFKDQPAVRDSSLFDRLRAPAESDGPTAAPLLTRVTEASPDRARRILAGYVVEQVCGVLGRSEGAVDERAPMSSLGLDSLMALELRNRLEGGTGLKLSAALVWAHGDLASLAAELAVRLGVAPAAEAAGRPEPEGVAEGDLAAADDETDAQLLAEILAAAESGDATATGTDAEEDQR from the coding sequence ATGCAGCAGGGGGACCGACGGGCCGTCCTCCAGCGCGCGTTGGACACCATCGACCAGCTGGAGCGCAGGGCGCTCGCGGCCGAGGGCCGGCTCACCGAGCCGGTCGCGGTCATCGGCGTCGGCTGCCGGCTGCCCGGCGGGGTCGACGGCCCCGAGGACTACTGGCGGCTGCTCGCCGAGGGCCGGGACGCCGTCGTCGAGGTCCCGGCCGCCCGCTGGAACGCCGCCGACTTCCTGTGCGACGACTTCACCGTGCCCGGCACCATCCGGTCCGCCTCCGGCGGCTTCCTGACGCACTGGGAGCCGGACACGTTCGACGCGGCGTTCTTCGGCATCTCGCCGCGTGAGGCCGCCGCGATGGACCCGCAGCAGCGGCTGCTGATGGAGGTCACCTGGGAGGCCCTCGAACACGCCGGGCTGCCCGCCGACCGTCTGCACGGGCAGCGCGGCGGTGTCTTCGTCGGCATCACCCTGCACGAGTACGGCATCCGGCACTTCGGCGCGCTGGCCCCGCAGGACGTGGACGCCTACACCGTCACCGGCAGCGTGCACAACGTCGCCGCGGGCCGGATCGCCTACCAGCTGGGCCTCCAGGGACCGGCCATGGCGGTGGACACCGCCTGCTCCTCCTCGCTGACGGCGGTCCATCTGGCCTGTCAGTCCCTGCGCACCGGGGACGCCGACCTGGCGCTGGCCGCCGGCACGAACCTCATGCTGATGCCCGAGTCCAGCATCTCCCTGTCCCGCTTCGGCACGCTCGCGCCGGACGGACGGTGCAAGGCCTACGACGCCTCCGCCGACGGCCTCGGCCGGGGTGAGGGCTGCGGAGTGGTCGTTCTCAAGCGGCTCGCCGACGCCGCCCGCGACGGGGACCGCGTGCTGGCGGTCCTCCGGGGCACCGTCGTCAACCAGGACGGGGCGAGCAGCGGACTGACCGTGCCCAACGGACTGGCCCAGCGCGCCGCGATCCGCAAGGCGCTGGAACGCTCGGGCCTCACCCCGCACGACATCGACTACATCGAGGGGCACGGCACCGGAACACCGCTCGGCGACCCCATCGAACTGGAGGCACTGGCCGATGTCTTCGGGCCCGGCCGGGACCCCGACCGGCCCCTCGTCGTCGGCTCGGTCAAGACCAACATCGGGCACACCGAGGCGACCGCGGGCGTCGCGGGCCTGATCAAGACGGTGCTGGCACTGCGTCACCGGCACATCCCCGCCCACCTCCACCTGGCGCGCAGGACCCCCAGGATCAGCGAACGCGCGGCCCGGCTCGCCTTCGCCGGCGACGGTGTGCCCTGGCCGGAGCGGGGCAGGCCGGGCCGGGCCGGGGTCAGCGCGTTCGGGATCAGCGGGACGAACGCCCATGTCGTCGTCGAGGAGGCCCCGGCGTCCGAGGAGGCCCGGTCCGCCGAGCGGGAGGGGCCCTGGCTGTTCCAGCTCTCCGGCGCCGACGACCGCGGCCTGCGCGCGGGCGCCGAGCGTCTCGCCGACTGGCTCACGCACCACCCGGACGCGGTACTGCCGGACCTCGCCCACACCCTGGGCCGCCGCCGCACCCACCGGGACGTCCGGGCCGCGCTGGTCGCCGACACCGCCGACGGTCTGCGACAGGGCCTGTCGGCACTGGCCGCCGACGAGTCGGCCGGGACCCGGGTGCTGCCGTCGGCCGGCGCCGGAGCGGTGTGGGTCTTCTCCGGGCAGGGCTCCCAGTGGACCGGCATGGGGCGCGAACTGCTGTACGGCGAACCGGAGTTCGCGGCGGTCATCGACGCCATCGAACCGGTGGTGCGGGCCGAGTCGGGGATCGGTCTGCGCGAGCTGATCACCGGGCGGGACCTCGGCGACGCCCCGATGCAGCACGTCCAGCCCGCCGTGTTCGCCCTCCAGGTGGGCCTCGCCGCCGTCTGGCGCTCCCGGGGCCTGGAACCCGCGGCCGTGCTCGGCCACTCCATGGGTGAGGCGGCGGCGGCCGTGGTCAGCGGGGCGCTCAGTCCCGAGGACGGCGCCCGGGTCATCTGCCGCCGCTCCCGGCTCTTCGGCGAACGGTCCGGCGGCGGCATGATCGCCCTGGTCGAACTCCCCGCCGACGAGGTCGAGGAGCGGCTGGCGGCCGTCTCGGGCGTCACGGTCGCCGTGAGCGCCTCACCCCGTTCCACCGTGGTGGGAGGCGTCGCCGAGGACGTCATGCCCCTGGTCGAGCAGTGGCGGTCCGAAGGTCTGCTGGCCCGCCCGGTTCCCGGCGTCACCGTCGCGGCCCACACCCCGCACGTGGACCCGCTCCTGCCCGAACTCCGCGCCCTGCTGGGCGACCTGAACCCCGCCGAGCACGCCGTCACCTTCTACTCCACCGCCCTGCCCGACCCGCACACCACGGCCGCCTGCGACGCCGACTACTGGGTGGCGAACATGCGCAACCCGGTCCGCTTCGCCCAGACGATCGCGGCGGCGGCGGGCGACGGGTTCCGGGTCTTCGTCGAGGTCTCGCCGCACCCGGTCGTCACGCACTCGATCGGGGAGACGCTCGGCGCGGAAGGCGTCGGCGACCACCTCGTCACCGGAAGCCTCCGCCGCGGTGAACCCACCCGGACCGCGCTGCTGTCCGCACTCGGCCTGCTGCACGCCCACGGGATCACCGTCGATCTCGAACGCCTGCACCCGTACGGCGAGTTGGCCGACCTACCCACCACCGCCTGGCAGCGCGAGCGGTACTGGTACGACACCGGGGCCGAGGCCGGCCCGTCGGAACCCGGCACGCATCCCCTGCTCGGCTCCCGGGTCGTCGTGCCCGGCTCGCCCGTGCAACACGTGTGGCAGACGCCGCTGTCCGAGCGGCGGCTGCCCTGGCTCGCCGACCACCGGGTCGCCGGCAGCGTCGTCGTCCCCGGGACCGCGTACTGCGAGGCCGCCCTGGCCGCCGCGAGCGAGGCGCTGGACGCCGCGCCCGACGACATCGAGCTCCACGACATCGCCTATCGCACGCTGCTCGTGGTCGACGGCACGGTCACCGTCAGCACGGTCCTGACCGAGGAAGGACCGGGCGTCGGCCGTATCGAGATCCGCACCCGGGACCACACCGGCGCCTGGGTGACCCACGCCGAGGCCGTCGCCAAGGTCGCCGCCGAGGCGCCGCGCCCCCCGGCGCGCGACCTGCCCGCGCTGGAGGCCGAGCACCGAGTCCCGCTGGAACCCGAGACGTTGTACGCCTGGATGCGCGCCGCGGGGCAGCAGCACGGGCCCGCCTTCCAGGGCGTGACGTCCGTTCGGCTGGCCGAGGGCCGGTCCGAGGCCGCGGTCGGCCGGATCGCCGTACCGGAGCAGGCCGGAGTGGGGCTGCGGCGGCCGCTGCTGCACCCCGTCCGGCTCGACCTGTGCATGCAGCTGCTCGGAGCCGTGCCGGCGGCGTCCGACCCGGGCGCGTCCCGCGCGCTGCTGCCGGTCGGAGTGCGCTCGCTGCGCCGCTGGGCGGACCCCGCGACCGGAAGCCTGGTGCGCAGCCGGCTGAGCCGGGGCGCCGACGGCGGCGGGCTCCTCGGGGACGTCGAACTCCTCGACGACGAGGGCCGGGTGCTGGTCTCCGCACGGGGCGTGGAGGTCCTGGACGTCTCCCGGGCGCCCGACCGGCATCCGCTCGACGACCGCCTGTACGAGCAGACCTGGGAGCCCGCTCCCGCGCTCACCCCCGACTCCCCGTCCGCCGCGGGCGGCTGGCTGCTCGTGACGGAGCCCGGCGGCATCCCGCAGGCCGAACGGTTGCGCACGGCACTGACCGCGGCCGGCGGACAGTGCGTGCTCCTCGACCTCGACGCGGGCGCGGCGGCGCTCACCGGCGCGGTGGCCGCCGCGGCACCCCGGGGCGTCGTGGTGCTCATGCCGCCGGACGACGAGGAGACGGACCCCGCCGAGACGGCACAGCGCAGGACCCTGCGGCTCACCGAACTGGTCAACGGGCTCGACGCGGCCCTGGAGGCCTCCGGCACCCCCGAGCGGCCGAGGCTGTGGCTGGTCACGCACGGGGCGAACGCGGTGCGGCCGGACGAGCCCGTGACACTCGCCCAGACCGCCGTGCGCGGCTTCGCCAGGACGCTCGGCTTCGAGCACCCCGCCCTGCGCACCACCCTCCTCGACCTCGACCCGCGGGGCGGCGACCCGGGCAGCGTGCTCCAGGAACTGCTCGGCGACCCGGGTGAGGACGACATCGCCCACCGCGACCGGCAACGCCACCTTGCCCGCTTCGTGCCGGCCCCGCTGTCCGACCCCGCCCGCCCGCCGGCCCGTCGCACCGCCCGCTACGGCGAGGACGGCTTCCGGCTGGTCACCCGGCGCGCGGGCCGGCTAGACGCGCTGGAGCTGCGGGCCTTCGACCGCCGGCCGCCGGGACCCGGCGAGGTGGAGATCGAAGTACGCGCCGCCGGACTGAACTTCAGCGACACGCTCAAGGCGATGGGCGTCTACGCCGGCCAGGGCGACGGCGACCAGCCGCTCGGCACCGAGTGCGCCGGCCGGATCAGCGCGGTCGGCCCGGACGTCGCCGGCTTCGCGGTCGGGAACCTGGTCGTGGCCTCCGGCTGGGGGTGCTTCGCGTCGTACGTCACGACGGCCGCCCGCCTCGTCACCCGGCTCCCCGAGGGCATGACGCCCGTCCAGGCGGCCACCGTGCCCTCGGTCTTCGTCACCGCCTGGTACGGGCTCAGGCACCTCGCCCGGCTCACGGCCGGCGAACACGTCCTCGTCCACTCCGCGACCGGCGGCGTCGGCATGGCCGCCCTCGCCATCGCCCGCGCGGCCGGGGCCGAGATCCACGCCACGGCGGGCACCCCGGCCAAGCGGCGCCTGCTGCGGGACATGGGGATCCGGCACGTCTCGGACTCCCGGAGCCTGGACTGGGCCGACGAGGTGCTCGCCGCCACCGACGGCCGCGGCGTGGACGTCGTACTGAACTCGCTGACCGGCCCCGCTCTGCGCAGGGGCGTCGAAGTCCTCGCCGAACACGGCAGGTTCGTGGAGATCGGCAAGCGCGACCTCCACGACGACATGCGCCTCGGCCTGCTGCCCTTCACCCGCGCCCTCACCTTCGCCTCGGTCGACGCCGACCTGCTGGCCCGCACCCGCCCGGTGCTGATGCGGCAGCTGCTCGACGAGGTCTTCGCGGAGTTCGCCGCGGGCCGGCTCGCCCCCCTGCCGCACACCACCTGGCCCCTGGACCGGGCCGCGGACGCGTTCCGGACGATGGCGGGCGCCGAGCACACCGGCAAGCTCGTGATCACCGTGCCCGAGTCCGGGGAGACCGAGGTCACCGTCGCCGACGCCGTCCCCGTGATCCGTCCGTACGGCGGCTACATCGTGACCGGCGGTCTGTCGGGCCTCGGTCTGCACACCGCCGGACATCTGGCCGGGCTCGGTGCGCGTCGCCTGGTGCTCAACGGCCGCTCCGCGCCCTCCCCGGAGGCCGAGAAGGCCATCGAGCGGATGCGCGAGGCCGGCGCCGAGGTGCTCGTCGTCCGCGGGGACATCGCCGAACAGGACACCGCCCGGCGGCTCGTCGAGGCGGCCGGAGCACCCGGCGCCACCCTGCGCGGCGTCCTGCACGCGGCCGTGGTCCTCGACGACGGGGTGCTGGCCGGCCTGGACGCCGCGCGGCTCGAGAAGGTCTGGCGGGCCAAGGCCCTCGGCGCCTGGCGGCTGCACGAGGCCACCGAGGGGTGCGAACTGGACTGGTGGGTGGCGTACTCCTCCACCGCCGCCGTGTTCGGCAACGCGGGCCAGGCCGGGTACGCCGCCGCCGGCTCCTGGCTCGACGGTCTCGTCCACCGGCGCCGGGCCCGCGGACTGCCCGCCCTGTCCGTCAACTGGGGCCCCTGGGCACGGATCGGGCTCGCCCAGGAGCTCGGCGAGCGCGGGTACCGGCTCATCGAACCGGAGGACGGCATGGCGGCGCTGGAGGCTCTGATCTCCGGGCGGCGCACCCAAACGGCGTTCGTCTCCTTCGACCCGGACGAGTGGTTCAAGGACCAGCCGGCGGTGCGCGACTCGTCCCTGTTCGACCGGCTCCGGGCGCCGGCGGAGTCCGACGGCCCGACGGCGGCTCCGCTGCTGACCCGGGTCACGGAGGCATCCCCGGACCGGGCCCGCCGGATCCTCGCCGGGTACGTCGTGGAGCAGGTGTGCGGCGTCCTGGGGCGGAGCGAAGGAGCGGTCGACGAGCGGGCCCCGATGTCGTCCCTGGGGCTCGACTCCCTGATGGCCCTGGAACTGCGCAACCGGCTGGAGGGCGGCACGGGCCTGAAGCTGTCCGCGGCCCTGGTCTGGGCGCATGGGGACCTGGCCTCGCTCGCCGCCGAACTCGCCGTACGACTCGGTGTGGCACCCGCGGCCGAGGCCGCCGGGCGGCCCGAGCCCGAAGGGGTGGCCGAGGGCGACCTCGCCGCCGCCGACGACGAGACGGACGCCCAGCTGTTGGCGGAGATCCTGGCCGCGGCCGAATCAGGGGACGCGACCGCGACCGGCACCGACGCCGAGGAGGACCAGCGATGA